A stretch of Nocardia fluminea DNA encodes these proteins:
- a CDS encoding class I SAM-dependent methyltransferase: protein MTQLPEDAMDLFDYDAELRLHNAHFFAAAKVGTGDRVLDIGCGTGQTTREAARAAVEGSAVGIDISEVMLEQARRISAGEGPSNVGFELADAQVTPFPPASFDLCISRFGVMFFADPVAAFTNIARALRSGGRLTWLVWQGHDRNEWATVFSDVLATSIATPGRGPFSLADPVATESMLTTAGFTDIVFTDIDEPVYYGPDSPSAYDNLLRLPGFTAFLDALEPAKAEHARARLREILTAHETETGVYFDSRSWLINARRP from the coding sequence ATGACACAGCTTCCGGAGGACGCGATGGATCTGTTCGACTACGACGCCGAACTACGTCTGCACAATGCCCACTTCTTCGCAGCCGCGAAGGTCGGCACCGGTGATCGCGTGCTCGACATCGGTTGTGGCACAGGCCAGACCACGCGCGAGGCTGCCCGCGCCGCTGTCGAGGGCAGTGCGGTGGGTATCGACATTTCGGAGGTGATGCTCGAACAGGCCCGTCGGATCAGCGCCGGCGAAGGCCCGTCCAATGTCGGCTTCGAGCTGGCGGACGCACAGGTGACTCCTTTCCCGCCGGCATCGTTCGACCTCTGTATCAGCAGATTCGGTGTGATGTTCTTCGCCGATCCGGTCGCCGCGTTCACCAACATCGCGCGCGCACTGCGTTCGGGAGGTCGTCTCACCTGGCTCGTCTGGCAAGGCCACGACCGCAACGAATGGGCGACGGTGTTCAGCGATGTCCTCGCCACGTCGATCGCCACACCCGGACGCGGACCGTTCTCGCTCGCTGACCCGGTCGCCACCGAATCCATGCTGACAACAGCGGGTTTCACCGACATCGTCTTCACCGACATCGACGAACCCGTCTACTACGGCCCCGACAGCCCCTCCGCCTACGACAACCTCCTGCGCCTGCCCGGGTTCACAGCCTTCCTCGACGCACTCGAACCCGCGAAAGCCGAGCATGCCCGTGCACGGTTACGCGAAATCCTGACCGCCCACGAGACCGAAACCGGTGTGTATTTCGACTCACGCTCATGGCTCATCAACGCCCGTCGTCCCTGA
- a CDS encoding serine hydrolase domain-containing protein: protein MRSLQQVQHWPVENAAAAVVTAGGVSSIGDAERVFRLASVTKPLVAYATLVALEEGAVELDQPAGPPGSTVRHLLAHTSGVAFDTAEVLAAPGARRIYSSAGFELLADFLTAQTGIEFPRYLREAVFEPLGMRTAVLDGSAGHACSASLADLTLFATELLTPQLISRQTLDDATSVQFPDRNGVLPGYGSQRPNDWGLGFEIRDGKTPHWTGTANSGRTYGHFGQSGTFLWVDPEIGVATIALSDRNFGDWARTAWPKFSDSVIAETHNTQ from the coding sequence ATGCGATCGTTGCAGCAGGTCCAGCACTGGCCGGTCGAGAACGCCGCCGCCGCCGTGGTCACCGCGGGCGGTGTGTCGAGCATCGGCGATGCCGAGCGGGTGTTCCGGCTCGCCTCGGTCACCAAACCGCTCGTCGCCTACGCCACGCTCGTGGCGCTCGAGGAGGGGGCGGTCGAACTCGACCAACCGGCGGGCCCGCCCGGTTCGACCGTGCGGCATCTGCTCGCCCACACCTCGGGCGTCGCGTTCGACACCGCCGAAGTCCTCGCCGCACCAGGGGCCCGGCGCATCTACTCGAGCGCGGGCTTCGAACTGCTCGCCGATTTCCTCACCGCGCAGACCGGGATCGAATTTCCGCGGTATCTGCGCGAGGCGGTCTTCGAGCCGCTCGGTATGCGTACCGCGGTCCTCGACGGTTCCGCGGGCCATGCGTGCAGCGCCTCCCTCGCCGACCTCACGCTGTTCGCCACCGAGTTGCTGACACCTCAATTGATATCTCGGCAAACCCTGGACGACGCGACCTCGGTGCAATTCCCCGACCGCAACGGAGTCCTGCCCGGATACGGCTCCCAGCGGCCGAACGACTGGGGATTGGGATTCGAAATCCGCGACGGAAAAACCCCGCACTGGACGGGGACAGCCAATTCCGGCCGCACCTACGGGCACTTCGGCCAGTCCGGCACGTTTCTCTGGGTCGACCCGGAAATCGGGGTGGCGACAATCGCGCTGAGCGACCGGAATTTCGGGGACTGGGCCAGAACAGCGTGGCCGAAATTCAGCGATTCCGTTATCGCAGAGACACATAACACGCAGTAA
- a CDS encoding RNA polymerase sigma factor, which yields MGESGWPEERLIVAAQGGDVDSIAALVSGSHPHIQRFAHSLCATAEDAEDAAQEALIILYRKIGMLRASGALASWMFRIVRNECLRRARRGLSGRIVVHDTVSAASAEDEVLRRLEAGRVAAAVAALPADQRSVLIMRDIQGYSGRMVADALGLSTAAMKSRLHRARAAVQQALQVMPDEASGGNDER from the coding sequence GTGGGTGAGTCGGGGTGGCCCGAGGAGCGATTGATCGTCGCGGCGCAGGGTGGGGACGTGGATTCGATCGCCGCGCTGGTCTCGGGTTCGCACCCGCATATTCAGCGGTTCGCCCATTCCCTGTGTGCCACGGCGGAGGACGCCGAGGACGCGGCGCAGGAGGCGCTGATCATCCTGTATCGCAAGATCGGGATGTTGCGGGCCTCGGGTGCGCTGGCGTCGTGGATGTTCCGGATCGTTCGCAACGAGTGCCTGCGACGCGCGCGGAGGGGGCTGTCGGGACGAATCGTCGTGCACGACACCGTCTCCGCTGCGTCGGCGGAGGACGAAGTGCTGCGACGTCTGGAAGCGGGCAGGGTGGCGGCCGCGGTCGCCGCCCTGCCCGCCGATCAGCGCAGCGTGCTGATCATGCGCGATATCCAGGGCTACAGCGGCCGGATGGTCGCCGATGCGCTCGGGCTCAGTACGGCGGCGATGAAATCACGGCTGCACCGGGCCAGGGCGGCAGTCCAGCAAGCGCTACAGGTCATGCCTGACGAGGCTTCCGGAGGAAATGATGAGCGATGA
- a CDS encoding ribonuclease Z has product MSTRELVVLGTAGAVPTRRRNHNGYLLRWDGQGVLFDPGEGTQRQMAHAGASATELNWLCITHFHGDHSLGVPGIVQRLGRDGVPHGVHAVYPGENAEYWERLRYATSYYGSPTLIEHPVTGPGETLQGNGFTLTALALAHSIPTYGYRLAEPDSRTFLPEKLREHGISGAAIRELSGPLLAECSAPRPGQKVAFVMDTRLCDNILELADGVDMLIIESTFLDSETDQAHERGHLTARQAGEVARSCNVKTLVLTHFSERYTASDDHLFLEQADFPGAVLAHDLDRVPLPARRTGT; this is encoded by the coding sequence ATGTCGACACGAGAACTCGTCGTCCTCGGCACAGCCGGAGCTGTGCCCACTCGCCGTCGCAACCACAACGGCTACCTACTGCGCTGGGACGGGCAGGGTGTGCTGTTCGATCCCGGCGAGGGCACACAGCGCCAGATGGCGCATGCGGGTGCTTCCGCGACCGAGCTGAATTGGCTGTGTATCACCCATTTTCACGGCGACCACTCGCTGGGCGTACCCGGCATCGTGCAGCGACTCGGCCGCGACGGGGTGCCCCACGGCGTGCACGCCGTTTACCCCGGCGAGAATGCCGAGTACTGGGAACGGCTGCGGTACGCGACGAGCTACTACGGCTCGCCCACACTGATCGAGCACCCGGTGACCGGCCCCGGCGAAACGTTGCAGGGGAACGGTTTCACTCTCACCGCGCTTGCTCTCGCCCACAGCATCCCCACCTACGGCTACCGTCTCGCCGAACCGGACAGCCGCACGTTTCTGCCCGAGAAGCTGCGTGAGCACGGCATCTCCGGCGCCGCGATCCGTGAGCTGTCCGGACCGCTGCTGGCGGAATGCTCGGCGCCGAGGCCGGGCCAGAAGGTCGCGTTCGTCATGGACACTCGTCTGTGCGACAACATTCTCGAGCTCGCCGACGGTGTCGACATGCTGATCATCGAGTCCACCTTCCTCGACTCCGAAACAGACCAGGCGCACGAACGTGGGCACCTCACGGCACGTCAGGCGGGCGAGGTCGCGCGTTCCTGCAACGTGAAAACCCTCGTTCTGACCCACTTCTCGGAGCGCTACACCGCGAGCGACGACCACCTGTTCCTCGAGCAGGCAGACTTCCCCGGCGCCGTCCTCGCCCACGACCTCGACCGCGTCCCCCTCCCGGCACGACGCACCGGCACCTGA
- a CDS encoding DUF3145 domain-containing protein codes for MRASSQFADATAGVVYIHSSPAALCPHVEWALSTALSSPAKLRWNTQPADGQLRASSDWIGPVGTAARIAQSLRTWPVLRFEVTEDPSEGVDGERYSFVPALGLWHGSTGANGDVMLGEMRLRALLQAAKELDVHGTFDLSTELDRALGAPWDEDLEAYRQGTDNVGAEVTWLRRDVG; via the coding sequence GTGCGCGCATCGAGTCAGTTCGCTGACGCGACGGCGGGTGTGGTCTACATCCACTCATCGCCCGCCGCGTTGTGCCCTCACGTGGAATGGGCGCTGTCCACCGCCCTGTCGTCGCCGGCGAAATTGCGGTGGAACACCCAACCGGCCGACGGGCAACTCCGCGCCAGCAGCGACTGGATCGGCCCCGTCGGCACCGCGGCCCGGATAGCCCAATCATTGCGCACCTGGCCGGTGCTCCGCTTCGAAGTCACCGAGGACCCCAGCGAAGGCGTCGACGGCGAGCGCTACAGCTTCGTCCCCGCCCTCGGCCTCTGGCACGGATCCACCGGCGCCAACGGCGATGTGATGCTGGGCGAAATGCGATTACGCGCCCTGCTCCAAGCCGCCAAAGAACTGGACGTCCACGGAACCTTCGACCTCTCCACCGAACTCGACCGAGCACTGGGCGCCCCGTGGGACGAGGATCTCGAGGCATACCGCCAGGGCACCGACAACGTCGGCGCCGAGGTCACCTGGCTGCGGCGAGATGTGGGCTGA
- the aztD gene encoding zinc metallochaperone AztD, whose amino-acid sequence MNRSRTSTMVAMSGVLASVVALSGCGGDDAAHDHEHTPGAEPIALTYDGGIYVLDGASLAQEGDVKLEGYNRLNPAGDDDHLMVSTKDGFRVFDAYAAEFTGTDYAAGKPGHVVRHAGKTVLFADATGEVSIIDTDKIDSGKPAEVYKAATAHHGVALELSNGNLLVTLGTEDARVGLMALDKDRKEIARNEDCPGVHGEAAAQGEAVVVGCQTGAVIYRDGKITKVTSPTAYGRIGNMSGSEVSPIVLGDYKQDKEAELERPQQISLVNTADGTLRLVDIGTSYTFRSLGRGPQGEALVLGTDGKIHVIDPVAGKEVRTIPVIGTWQEPLDWQQARPALFVRDGIAYVSDPATKQVHRVDLAEGKITATATLAASPNEITGVTAH is encoded by the coding sequence ATGAACAGGTCGCGGACCAGCACGATGGTGGCGATGTCGGGAGTACTCGCCTCGGTGGTAGCACTCAGTGGCTGTGGCGGGGACGACGCTGCCCACGACCACGAGCACACCCCGGGCGCCGAACCGATCGCCCTCACCTACGACGGTGGCATCTACGTCCTGGACGGCGCTTCTCTCGCCCAGGAAGGTGACGTGAAGCTCGAGGGATACAACCGCCTCAACCCGGCCGGCGACGACGACCACCTGATGGTGTCGACCAAGGACGGCTTCCGTGTCTTCGACGCCTACGCCGCCGAGTTCACCGGAACCGACTACGCCGCGGGCAAACCCGGCCACGTGGTGCGCCACGCCGGCAAGACCGTGCTCTTCGCCGACGCCACCGGCGAGGTCAGCATCATCGACACCGACAAGATCGACAGCGGAAAACCCGCCGAGGTCTACAAGGCCGCCACCGCGCACCACGGTGTCGCCCTCGAACTGAGCAACGGGAACCTGCTGGTGACCCTCGGTACCGAGGACGCGCGGGTCGGCCTCATGGCCCTCGACAAGGACCGCAAGGAGATCGCCCGGAACGAGGACTGCCCCGGTGTGCACGGCGAAGCCGCGGCTCAGGGGGAAGCTGTGGTGGTCGGCTGCCAGACCGGCGCCGTCATCTACCGCGACGGCAAGATCACCAAGGTGACCAGCCCGACCGCCTACGGCCGGATCGGCAACATGTCCGGCAGTGAGGTGTCCCCGATCGTGCTCGGTGACTACAAGCAGGACAAGGAAGCCGAACTCGAACGCCCGCAACAGATCTCGCTGGTGAACACCGCCGACGGCACGCTGCGACTGGTCGACATCGGCACCAGCTACACCTTCCGGTCACTGGGTCGCGGCCCGCAGGGGGAGGCCCTGGTGCTCGGCACCGACGGCAAGATCCATGTGATCGATCCGGTCGCGGGCAAGGAAGTGCGCACCATCCCGGTGATCGGGACCTGGCAGGAGCCGCTCGACTGGCAGCAGGCCCGCCCGGCGCTGTTCGTGCGCGACGGCATCGCCTATGTGAGCGACCCGGCGACCAAGCAGGTGCACCGGGTCGACCTGGCCGAGGGAAAGATCACGGCCACGGCCACCCTCGCCGCGTCGCCGAACGAGATCACCGGCGTCACCGCGCACTGA
- a CDS encoding serine hydrolase domain-containing protein — MSPAPSIHGDVAAGFGPVADAFRRNFTEHGEIGAAVAVYAGDQPLVDLWAGHRDRKREVAWERDTIVPVFSSSKGMSAFTLATAVSRGLLDYEAPVAKYWPEFAAHGKDRITVRQLIDHQAGLSGLDRVVKLRELVDRDALGALLAAQKPAWVPGTRHGYHALTLGLYQSELLRRVDPAGRSLGRFFAEEIANPVGADLFIGLPETEPMDRVAQLSATKGWDIWRYERRDLPLRIGGEVYAKRGHSYAALTNPRPGAPARAARREFLEIEWPGMNGVGNARALAQVYGAAAGRTGVLPISEDVLDLLAAADTADDVPAGDLVLHTKSRYHLGFRKSRGTFRFGSDKRAYGTTGLGGSFGFADPATGVGFGYSMNRLGMAILDDVRSRNLREVVVQCADR; from the coding sequence ATGAGTCCCGCACCATCGATCCACGGCGACGTGGCGGCCGGTTTCGGCCCCGTCGCCGACGCTTTCCGCCGCAACTTCACCGAGCACGGCGAGATCGGCGCCGCCGTCGCCGTCTACGCCGGTGACCAGCCTCTGGTCGACCTGTGGGCAGGTCATCGCGACCGCAAGCGCGAGGTGGCGTGGGAGCGCGACACGATCGTGCCGGTGTTCTCCTCGTCGAAGGGGATGTCGGCGTTCACCCTCGCGACGGCGGTGTCGCGCGGGCTACTCGACTACGAGGCACCGGTGGCGAAGTACTGGCCGGAGTTCGCCGCGCACGGCAAAGACCGGATCACGGTACGTCAGCTGATCGACCATCAGGCCGGTCTGTCGGGACTGGACCGGGTCGTGAAACTGCGTGAGCTGGTCGACCGCGACGCCCTGGGCGCACTGCTCGCCGCGCAGAAGCCGGCCTGGGTGCCGGGCACTCGGCACGGCTACCACGCGCTCACGCTGGGGCTGTATCAGAGTGAATTGCTGCGGCGGGTGGATCCGGCGGGCCGCAGTCTCGGGCGGTTCTTCGCCGAGGAGATCGCGAACCCGGTCGGCGCCGATCTGTTCATCGGGCTGCCCGAGACCGAGCCGATGGACCGGGTCGCCCAGCTCTCGGCCACCAAGGGCTGGGACATCTGGCGCTACGAGCGGCGCGATCTGCCGCTGCGCATCGGCGGTGAGGTCTATGCCAAGCGGGGTCACTCCTATGCGGCACTGACCAATCCACGCCCGGGCGCCCCCGCCAGGGCCGCGCGACGCGAGTTCCTCGAAATCGAATGGCCCGGCATGAACGGTGTCGGCAATGCGCGCGCGCTGGCGCAGGTCTACGGCGCCGCCGCGGGTCGCACCGGGGTGCTGCCGATCAGCGAGGACGTTCTCGACTTGCTCGCCGCCGCCGACACCGCCGACGATGTGCCCGCCGGCGACCTGGTGCTGCACACCAAGAGCCGCTACCACCTCGGTTTCCGCAAGTCGCGCGGCACGTTCCGCTTCGGCTCGGACAAACGCGCCTACGGCACCACCGGCCTGGGCGGCTCCTTCGGATTCGCCGACCCGGCAACGGGTGTGGGCTTCGGTTACAGCATGAACCGCCTGGGCATGGCGATCCTCGACGATGTTCGCAGCCGCAATCTGCGCGAGGTCGTCGTGCAGTGCGCCGACCGGTAG
- a CDS encoding DUF998 domain-containing protein translates to MSLRSTRSLLRLGAAGPVVFIAAYLVNGAARPGYNSSHDTISALSLAPHGWIQNANFLVYGVLTLCFAEALRRCAALRATGYVSLIVAGTGLILLGLFPTDPVLGFPEGAPTTITAIGTVHSTVALVVFVAYPVAAFAAASRRDPGWTAFSIVIGVLSLEAVGAFFAAVEGTEAGAQSSAGLYERLPTLFIGLWQIAFALRVSIPHRVPDSRNVAVAS, encoded by the coding sequence ATGAGTCTACGCAGTACACGCTCACTTCTCCGGCTGGGCGCGGCCGGCCCGGTCGTCTTCATCGCGGCCTATCTCGTCAACGGTGCGGCGCGACCCGGCTACAACTCCTCCCACGACACCATCAGCGCACTCAGCCTCGCCCCGCACGGCTGGATCCAGAATGCGAATTTCCTCGTCTATGGTGTGCTGACCTTGTGTTTCGCCGAAGCCCTTCGGCGTTGCGCGGCCCTCCGAGCCACGGGCTACGTGTCGCTGATCGTCGCCGGGACGGGCCTGATCCTGCTCGGGTTGTTCCCGACCGACCCGGTTCTCGGGTTCCCCGAGGGCGCGCCCACCACCATCACCGCGATCGGAACCGTGCACAGCACGGTCGCCCTGGTGGTGTTCGTGGCGTACCCGGTGGCCGCGTTCGCCGCCGCGAGCCGACGCGACCCTGGATGGACAGCGTTCTCGATCGTCATCGGTGTGTTGTCGTTGGAGGCGGTCGGCGCGTTCTTCGCTGCCGTCGAGGGGACCGAGGCCGGGGCCCAGTCGTCGGCCGGTCTCTACGAGCGTCTACCGACCCTGTTCATCGGACTGTGGCAGATCGCGTTCGCCCTCCGGGTGAGCATTCCGCACCGCGTCCCGGACAGCCGAAACGTGGCTGTCGCCAGCTGA